In Paenibacillus hexagrammi, the following are encoded in one genomic region:
- a CDS encoding Rossmann-fold NAD(P)-binding domain-containing protein, with product MKTRELIVPESGPIAWTTHSDLAAVTAAILTEGKLTGITPPLTASEAIDMEGIASIASKVLDQPIQHIVVSDEEYRKRLTSHGMSEAIINLLTGIFQASRQGDFSQIDPTLENLIGRPPIRFEEFLKDSTSQSS from the coding sequence TTGAAAACAAGGGAATTAATAGTCCCGGAAAGCGGTCCGATTGCCTGGACGACTCACTCGGACCTGGCTGCAGTTACAGCGGCTATCTTGACAGAGGGGAAACTCACCGGGATTACCCCTCCTCTTACGGCCTCCGAGGCGATTGACATGGAAGGGATCGCATCGATTGCTTCCAAGGTCTTGGATCAGCCCATTCAGCATATCGTTGTGTCCGATGAAGAATATCGGAAACGCTTGACGTCTCATGGTATGTCGGAAGCGATCATCAACTTGCTTACAGGTATCTTTCAAGCAAGCCGGCAAGGGGATTTCTCGCAAATCGATCCCACTTTGGAAAACCTAATCGGACGTCCTCCGATCAGATTCGAAGAATTTTTAAAAGACTCAACTTCCCAATCATCTTAA